TCATTGTAGATTTTTTTCATTTTAGTAACCTTACTAGATTATCCGACTTTAGGTAACAGTCTCATTTTCAAATGACAAATTTACAGGAGTTTTCGTCCTTGTGTTAAGCATGGAGCGTAAGTGCTTTATATGATCTACCGATGTACCACAACACCCTCCAATTATTTTTAATCTTTCATATTTATTAACAAATTCAGAAAGCTTTAGACTGATTTCTTGTGGTGCCATCAAATATTTAGCTATACCATTTTCGTTCACTGGCATTCCGGCATTGGGCATGACTAATATGGGTAACTCATTTTGTTCGCATAACCACTGTACACTTGGAGTCATTTCCAAGGGCCCTGTAGAACAATTTAATCCAAATACATCAATATCTAAATTACTCAAAGTTGTATATGCTGATTGAACGTTTGTTCCAAGGAGCATTTTCCCATATTGGTCGAGGGTTACATTTGTAATTATCGGTAAAGTCTTTTCTAATTTGTTCATCGCTCGGAAGCAGCTTTCAACAGCTAATTTCATCTCTAATACATCTTGTCCTGTTTCAATTAAAAGAGCATCACACCCTCCAATTATCAGTCCCTGGGCTTGGACAAAGAAGGCTTCTTCGATTTCTCCCAATGAAATATTACCTAGATCAGAATCGTTTGAGCTAGGCAAATACCCTGATGGACCCATCGAACCTATTACATATACATCGCGACCTAACTCTGCAGATGATTCTTTCACAAGTTTTGCCCCCTGAACATTGAAATCGATAGTCTTATCCCCTTGTCCGTATTCATCTAACTTGAGCTTATTGCTGCCAAAGGTATTGGTTTCAATACAATCGCTGCCTGCTTTGATGTAGTTCTTATGGATCGTCTTTATCCATTCAGGATGAGTAAAATTCAAACTATCATTAAATCCTTCTTTATTATTGAGATAATCGTTCTCCTTGGGTTCGTAT
This Candidatus Nitrosocosmicus oleophilus DNA region includes the following protein-coding sequences:
- a CDS encoding homocysteine S-methyltransferase family protein, whose product is MIILNGFLNDLATKVLLFDGAMGTEIQKYEPKENDYLNNKEGFNDSLNFTHPEWIKTIHKNYIKAGSDCIETNTFGSNKLKLDEYGQGDKTIDFNVQGAKLVKESSAELGRDVYVIGSMGPSGYLPSSNDSDLGNISLGEIEEAFFVQAQGLIIGGCDALLIETGQDVLEMKLAVESCFRAMNKLEKTLPIITNVTLDQYGKMLLGTNVQSAYTTLSNLDIDVFGLNCSTGPLEMTPSVQWLCEQNELPILVMPNAGMPVNENGIAKYLMAPQEISLKLSEFVNKYERLKIIGGCCGTSVDHIKHLRSMLNTRTKTPVNLSFENETVT